A stretch of the Malus sylvestris chromosome 10, drMalSylv7.2, whole genome shotgun sequence genome encodes the following:
- the LOC126586512 gene encoding GDSL esterase/lipase At1g29670-like, with product MAGGTKLLAVVIALSWLSNMQQLVQGKPQVPCFFIFGDSVADPGNNNKLPTLAKVNYKPYGIDFPAGPTGRFCNGRNIVDFLAELLGFENYIPAFASANGTEILQGVNYASGAAGIRKESGKQLGARISMGEQLKNHRTTVSRIIDIFGKKSLAKNQLNQCIYSVGMGSNDYINNYFMPQYYTTSQKYTLEEYADVLIKQYTRQILRLHQYGARKVALVGLGLIGCTPDAIKTYGTNGSACVDIMNNASQIFNGKLVSLVDELNTNLTDSQFIYINSYGMGSGDLTLAGFKVLNAGCCEADEVGQCIPDLTPCQNRSEYVFWDSFHPTEAGNLITASRTYTASEPSDTYPMDMSHLAELQINPQVNEI from the exons ATGGCTGGTGGCACGAAACTATTGGCTGTGGTGATTGCTCTATCTTGGCTATCGAACATGCAGCAACTCGTTCAGGGAAAGCCACAAGTGCCTTGTTTTTTCATATTTGGAGACTCAGTAGCTGATCCTGGCAACAACAACAAGCTTCCCACATTGGCTAAAGTCAACTACAAGCCATATGGTATTGACTTCCCGGCTGGCCCAACAGGAAGGTTCTGCAATGGCCGAAACATCGTTGATTTTCTTG CTGAACTTCTGGGATTTGAAAACTACATTCCAGCATTTGCTTCTGCTAATGGCACGGAAATACTCCAAGGAGTGAACTATGCATCTGGTGCAGCAGGAATTAGAAAAGAAAGTGGAAAGCAGCTG GGTGCACGTATTAGCATGGGGGAACAGTTGAAGAATCACAGAACTACGGTGTCGCGCATTATCGacatatttggaaagaaaagctTAGCCAAAAATCAATTAAACCAGTGCATATATTCAGTTGGAATGGGCAGCAATGACTACATCAACAATTACTTCATGCCTCAGTATTATACCACCAGTCAAAAATACACCCTTGAGGAATATGCTGATGTTCTTATTAAACAATACACTCGCCAAATACTG AGGTTGCACCAGTACGGAGCAAGGAAGGTGGCCTTGGTTGGACTGGGACTAATAGGCTGCACTCCAGATGCAATTAAGACCTATGGCACAAATGGGTCTGCATGTGTGGATATAATGAACAATGCATCCCAAATTTTCAACGGAAAACTTGTTTCTCTTGTGGACGAGCTCAATACCAATCTCACTGACTCACAATTTATCTATATCAACAGTTATGGAATGGGCTCAGGGGACCTTACATTAGCTG GGTTCAAGGTTTTGAATGCTGGGTGCTGTGAAGCAGATGAAGTTGGTCAGTGCATTCCTGATCTAACTCCATGCCAGAATAGGAGTGAATATGTGTTTTGGGACTCATTTCATCCTACTGAGGCCGGCAATTTGATCACTGCGAGCAGAACATACACAGCTTCTGAACCTTCAGACACATATCCTATGGATATGAGTCACTTAGCTGAGCTGCAAATTAATCCTCAAGTCAACGAGATCTAG